A single Rubrivivax gelatinosus IL144 DNA region contains:
- the queF gene encoding preQ(1) synthase — translation MARTPPRQRTAPAVPPTQPSKELQVFPNPAPERDYVIRFDVPEFTCLCPLTGQPDFAHFTIEIVPDKLCVELKSLKLYFWSYRNEGAFHEKVTNTILEDLVKAIKPRFLRIHGNWFVRGGIGTHVTVEHRAKGWKPAAPVVLPAPQA, via the coding sequence ATGGCCCGCACCCCCCCCCGCCAGCGCACCGCCCCCGCGGTGCCGCCCACCCAGCCCAGCAAGGAACTGCAGGTCTTCCCGAACCCGGCACCCGAACGCGACTACGTGATCCGCTTCGACGTGCCCGAGTTCACCTGCCTGTGCCCGCTGACCGGCCAGCCCGACTTCGCCCATTTCACGATCGAGATCGTGCCGGACAAGCTGTGCGTCGAGCTGAAGAGCCTGAAGCTCTATTTCTGGAGCTACCGCAACGAAGGCGCGTTCCACGAGAAGGTGACCAACACCATCCTCGAGGACCTGGTGAAGGCCATCAAGCCGCGGTTCCTGCGCATCCACGGCAACTGGTTCGTGCGCGGCGGCATCGGCACCCACGTCACCGTCGAACACCGCGCCAAGGGCTGGAAGCCGGCCGCGCCGGTCGTGCTACCGGCGCCGCAGGCGTGA
- the smc gene encoding chromosome segregation protein SMC, which produces MRLNQIKLAGFKSFAEPTTFQLPGQRVGVVGPNGCGKSNIMDAVRWVLGESKASELRGESMQDVIFNGSGQRKPASRASVELVFDNASARAGGQWNAFAEIAVKRVLTRDGTSSYFINNQPVRRRDVQDVFLGTGLGPRAYAIIGQGTISRIIESRPEELRLFLEEAAGVSKYKERRRETENRLKDTRENLTRVEDILRELNLNLEKLEKQAEVAAAYRRLQDDGTTKLHQLWFLKARDAAGEEERVKTAVLAATNVLEQRMAELRHVEAELEQLRQAHYEASDELHARQGSLSEAALEVSRLEERIRYVVDGRQRAEQRLAALDAQNEGWRERQAAAEAELEDIAGQIVAAEEEADVLVAQAEDQGLELPALEDGLRAAQADANRQRNAVTQVQQQIQVLAADSRNLDEQARQLRTRRERLAGERQQLQAPDTARLDALREDEAVAAERHEEAEGRLHELSEQVPALDEQRRAAQTAVNRENAKQADIAARLEALRTLQEKVQTEGKLKPWLERHGLTGMQGLWRQVHIEPGWETALEAALRERLNALAVGRLDTVRAFAADAPPAKLAFYALPSGAIASTHATLPRLSDLLRLGDAGLKALLGDWLEGVYTADSLDAALALRGQLTHGEVVMTREGHAVSQFAVAFYAPDSEQAGLLARAQEIENLDRQQRAQTLIAEETRTQSVRLEAAYTDASGRLAAARREAAEAQNRAHALHVELLRLSQQAEAALQRREQLGDELAEIDAQMEAIEERRAVGEARFEELDVELGEAQQRHADLEDEVIAADRRLADAREQQRALERQAQEARFQARSLAARRDELQRALETAGAQIAANEQAAEQIRSELAGFDDAAAEAGLQEALSLRLERERELGAARSRYDDLSAQMRRADEQRLGLEQGMAPLREQITKLQLEQQAAQLGGAQYLEQLQAAEVDLEALATGIEQGGVKLWGLQSEIDRINREIAALGAVNLAALDELTASRERKTFLDAQLADLTEAITTLEDAIRKIDLETRDLLGSTFNQVNEHFGRMFPSLFGGGQARLVMTGDEILDAGVQVMAQPPGKKNSTIHLLSGGEKALTAIALVFAIFQLNPAPFCLLDEVDAPLDDANTERYRNLVTEMSAGTQFLFISHNKIAMEMAEQLIGVTMQEQGVSRIVAVDMEAAIGFAEAA; this is translated from the coding sequence ATGCGACTGAACCAGATCAAGCTCGCCGGCTTCAAGTCCTTCGCCGAACCGACCACCTTCCAGCTGCCCGGGCAGCGTGTCGGCGTCGTCGGCCCGAACGGCTGCGGCAAGAGCAACATCATGGACGCGGTGCGCTGGGTGCTCGGCGAGAGCAAGGCCAGCGAACTGCGCGGCGAGTCGATGCAGGACGTGATCTTCAACGGCTCGGGCCAGCGCAAGCCCGCCAGCCGGGCCAGCGTCGAGCTCGTCTTCGACAACGCTTCGGCGCGTGCCGGCGGCCAGTGGAACGCCTTCGCCGAGATCGCCGTCAAGCGCGTGCTGACGCGCGACGGCACCTCCAGCTACTTCATCAACAACCAGCCGGTGCGCCGGCGCGACGTGCAGGACGTGTTCCTGGGCACCGGCCTGGGCCCGCGCGCCTACGCCATCATCGGCCAGGGCACGATCAGCCGCATCATCGAGAGCCGCCCCGAGGAACTGCGCCTGTTCCTCGAAGAGGCCGCCGGCGTCTCCAAGTACAAGGAACGCCGCCGCGAGACCGAGAACCGGCTGAAGGACACGCGCGAGAACCTGACGCGGGTCGAAGACATCCTGCGCGAGCTGAACCTCAACCTCGAGAAGCTGGAGAAGCAGGCCGAGGTCGCCGCCGCCTACCGCCGGCTGCAGGACGACGGCACGACCAAGCTGCACCAGCTCTGGTTCCTGAAGGCGCGCGACGCCGCCGGCGAGGAAGAACGTGTCAAGACCGCGGTGCTGGCCGCGACCAACGTGCTCGAGCAACGCATGGCCGAGCTGCGCCACGTCGAGGCCGAGCTGGAGCAGCTGCGCCAGGCGCATTACGAAGCCAGCGACGAGCTGCACGCGCGCCAGGGTTCGCTGTCCGAAGCGGCACTGGAAGTGAGCCGGCTCGAGGAACGCATCCGCTATGTCGTCGACGGCCGCCAGCGTGCCGAGCAGCGCCTGGCCGCACTCGACGCGCAGAACGAAGGCTGGCGCGAGCGCCAGGCCGCCGCCGAAGCCGAGCTGGAAGACATCGCCGGACAGATCGTCGCCGCCGAGGAAGAGGCCGACGTGCTCGTCGCCCAGGCCGAGGACCAGGGGCTGGAACTGCCGGCGCTGGAAGACGGCCTGCGCGCCGCCCAGGCCGACGCCAACCGCCAGCGCAACGCCGTCACCCAGGTGCAGCAGCAGATCCAGGTGCTGGCCGCCGACAGCCGCAACCTCGACGAGCAGGCGCGCCAGCTGCGCACGCGCCGCGAGCGCCTGGCCGGCGAGCGCCAGCAGCTGCAGGCGCCCGACACCGCGCGCCTGGACGCGCTGCGCGAGGACGAAGCCGTCGCCGCCGAGCGCCATGAGGAAGCCGAAGGCCGGCTGCACGAACTGTCCGAGCAGGTGCCGGCGCTCGACGAGCAGCGCCGCGCCGCGCAGACCGCCGTCAACCGCGAGAACGCCAAGCAGGCCGACATCGCCGCGCGTCTGGAGGCGCTGCGCACGCTGCAGGAAAAAGTGCAGACCGAAGGCAAGCTCAAGCCCTGGCTGGAGCGCCACGGCCTCACCGGCATGCAGGGCCTGTGGCGCCAGGTGCACATCGAACCCGGCTGGGAGACGGCGCTGGAAGCCGCGCTGCGCGAGCGCCTGAACGCGCTGGCCGTCGGCCGGCTCGACACCGTGCGCGCCTTCGCCGCCGACGCTCCGCCGGCCAAGCTGGCTTTCTACGCGCTGCCCTCGGGCGCCATCGCCAGCACGCACGCCACGCTGCCGCGGCTGTCCGACCTGCTGCGCCTGGGCGACGCCGGCCTGAAGGCGCTGCTGGGCGACTGGCTCGAAGGCGTCTACACCGCCGACTCGCTGGACGCGGCGCTAGCCCTGCGCGGCCAGCTGACGCACGGCGAGGTCGTCATGACGCGCGAAGGCCACGCCGTCAGCCAGTTCGCCGTCGCCTTCTACGCGCCCGACTCCGAGCAGGCCGGCCTGCTGGCGCGGGCCCAGGAGATCGAGAACCTCGACCGCCAGCAGCGCGCGCAGACACTGATCGCCGAAGAGACGCGCACCCAGTCCGTGCGCCTGGAAGCCGCCTACACCGACGCCAGCGGCCGCCTGGCCGCCGCGCGCCGCGAAGCCGCCGAAGCGCAGAACCGCGCCCACGCGCTGCACGTCGAGCTGCTGCGCCTGAGCCAGCAGGCCGAGGCCGCGCTGCAGCGCCGCGAGCAGCTGGGCGACGAGCTCGCCGAGATCGATGCCCAGATGGAGGCCATCGAGGAGCGCCGCGCCGTCGGCGAAGCGCGTTTCGAGGAACTCGACGTCGAGCTCGGCGAGGCCCAGCAGCGCCACGCCGACCTCGAAGACGAGGTCATCGCCGCCGACCGCCGCCTGGCCGACGCGCGCGAGCAGCAGCGAGCGCTGGAGCGCCAGGCGCAGGAAGCGCGCTTCCAGGCGCGCTCGCTGGCCGCGCGCCGCGACGAGCTGCAGCGTGCGCTGGAAACCGCCGGTGCGCAGATCGCCGCCAACGAGCAGGCCGCCGAGCAGATCCGCAGCGAACTCGCCGGCTTCGACGACGCCGCAGCCGAAGCCGGGCTGCAGGAAGCGCTGTCGCTGCGCCTGGAGCGCGAACGCGAGCTGGGCGCCGCCCGCAGCCGCTACGACGACCTGTCGGCGCAGATGCGCCGCGCCGACGAGCAGCGCTTGGGGCTGGAGCAGGGCATGGCGCCGCTGCGCGAGCAGATCACCAAGCTGCAGCTCGAACAGCAGGCGGCACAGCTGGGCGGCGCGCAGTACCTGGAGCAGCTGCAGGCGGCTGAGGTCGACCTGGAGGCGCTGGCCACCGGCATCGAGCAGGGCGGCGTCAAGCTCTGGGGCCTGCAGTCCGAGATCGACCGCATCAACCGCGAGATCGCGGCGCTGGGCGCCGTCAACCTCGCCGCGCTTGACGAACTCACCGCCTCGCGCGAGCGCAAGACCTTCCTCGACGCCCAGCTCGCCGACCTGACCGAAGCCATCACCACGCTGGAAGACGCGATCCGAAAGATCGACCTGGAGACGCGCGACCTGCTGGGCAGCACTTTCAACCAGGTCAACGAGCACTTCGGGCGCATGTTCCCGTCGCTGTTCGGCGGCGGCCAGGCCAGGCTGGTGATGACCGGCGACGAGATCCTCGACGCCGGCGTGCAGGTGATGGCGCAGCCGCCGGGCAAGAAGAACAGCACCATCCACCTGCTGTCCGGCGGCGAGAAGGCGCTGACCGCGATCGCGCTGGTGTTCGCGATCTTCCAGCTCAACCCGGCGCCGTTCTGCCTGCTCGACGAAGTCGACGCACCTCTGGACGACGCCAACACCGAGCGTTACCGCAACCTCGTCACCGAGATGAGCGCGGGCACCCAGTTCCTCTTCATCAGCCACAACAAGATCGCGATGGAGATGGCCGAACAGCTGATCGGCGTGACGATGCAGGAGCAGGGCGTCTCGCGCATCGTCGCCGTCGACATGGAAGCGGCCATCGGCTTCGCCGAAGCGGCATGA
- a CDS encoding cell division protein FtsZ: MTLTTALALVGGLVLVALIVQGWLSTRRAGPRRADAQPDAPDRVEPGLGSAPASGDASDEPTLDGTPAPHHPPAATRRPARLDALIDAIVPMTLESPVTGDFVLSHLPPSRRAGTKPFYVEGLDTETGDWEQPRAGHRYGELQAGVQLASRSGALNEIEYSEFVQKVQAFCEAVGAMPDFPDMLEVVARARELDGLASPLDAQLAVTLRSNHVAWSVGYLQQTAKRHGFVPGSLPGRLVLPGAEAGAPPMLVLSFDPQAALAEDGQLAAVRDCTLALDVPQTEARLEPFPTWHRLTTTLADEMDATVVDDQGQPVTLHAFDAIGRELEQLYGQLEKLDLAAGSPAARRLFS, from the coding sequence ATGACCCTCACCACGGCACTCGCCCTCGTCGGCGGCCTCGTTCTCGTTGCCCTGATCGTCCAGGGCTGGCTTTCCACCCGTCGCGCCGGCCCGCGCCGCGCCGACGCCCAGCCCGACGCGCCCGACCGCGTCGAACCCGGCCTGGGCAGCGCGCCGGCCTCCGGCGATGCGTCCGACGAGCCGACGCTGGACGGCACGCCGGCGCCCCATCACCCGCCCGCGGCCACCCGCCGCCCGGCACGCCTGGACGCGCTGATCGACGCCATCGTGCCGATGACGCTGGAGTCGCCTGTCACCGGCGACTTCGTGCTCTCGCACCTGCCGCCGTCGCGCCGCGCCGGCACCAAGCCCTTCTACGTCGAAGGCCTGGATACCGAGACCGGCGACTGGGAGCAGCCGCGCGCCGGCCACCGCTACGGCGAGCTGCAGGCCGGCGTGCAGCTGGCCAGCCGCAGCGGCGCGCTCAACGAGATCGAGTACTCCGAGTTCGTGCAGAAGGTCCAGGCCTTCTGCGAGGCCGTCGGCGCGATGCCCGACTTCCCCGACATGCTGGAAGTCGTGGCCCGCGCGCGTGAACTCGACGGCCTGGCCAGCCCGCTGGACGCCCAGCTGGCGGTGACGCTGCGCTCCAACCACGTCGCCTGGTCCGTGGGTTATCTGCAGCAGACCGCCAAGCGCCACGGCTTCGTGCCGGGTTCGCTGCCCGGGCGGCTGGTGCTGCCGGGCGCGGAAGCCGGCGCGCCGCCGATGCTGGTACTGAGCTTCGACCCGCAGGCCGCGCTGGCCGAGGACGGCCAGCTCGCCGCCGTGCGCGACTGCACGCTGGCGCTGGACGTGCCGCAGACCGAGGCGCGCCTCGAACCCTTCCCGACCTGGCACCGCCTGACGACGACGCTGGCCGACGAGATGGACGCCACCGTCGTCGACGACCAGGGCCAGCCGGTGACGCTGCACGCCTTCGACGCCATCGGCCGCGAGCTCGAACAGCTTTACGGCCAGCTCGAAAAGCTGGATCTGGCCGCCGGCTCGCCCGCGGCGCGGCGGCTGTTCAGCTGA
- the def gene encoding peptide deformylase codes for MAVHEILKMGDARLLRVAQPVEAFDTPELHALVADMMETMAAANGAGLAAPQIGVDLQLVVFGFERNERYPEAPAVPLTVLCNPVITPLSDEKVDGWEGCLSVPGLRGVVPRFARIRYTGFDAQGRAIEREAEGFHARVVQHECDHLIGRLYPTRMDDLTKLGFTSVLFPELDPASDD; via the coding sequence ATGGCCGTGCACGAGATCCTGAAGATGGGCGATGCGCGCCTGCTGCGTGTCGCCCAACCGGTCGAAGCCTTCGACACGCCCGAGCTGCACGCGCTGGTGGCCGACATGATGGAAACCATGGCCGCCGCCAACGGCGCCGGCCTGGCGGCGCCGCAGATCGGCGTCGACCTGCAGCTCGTCGTCTTCGGCTTCGAGCGCAACGAGCGCTACCCGGAGGCGCCGGCGGTGCCGCTGACCGTGCTGTGCAACCCGGTGATCACGCCGCTGTCCGACGAGAAGGTCGACGGCTGGGAAGGCTGTCTGTCGGTGCCGGGGCTGCGCGGCGTCGTGCCGCGTTTCGCGCGCATCCGCTACACCGGCTTCGACGCCCAGGGCCGGGCGATCGAACGCGAAGCCGAGGGTTTCCACGCCCGCGTCGTGCAGCACGAGTGCGACCACCTGATCGGCCGGCTGTACCCGACGCGCATGGACGACCTGACGAAACTCGGCTTCACCAGCGTGCTCTTCCCCGAACTGGACCCCGCGTCCGACGACTGA
- a CDS encoding SET domain-containing protein, translating to MNVPEAPRVERRPYQKYAVEVAVSTIDGHGVFAAEAIPERVKIGEIRGEALSVEQARIRATRHERIMIVELSPKRAIDFTLSTDPMRYTNHSCRPNARLVLDNGRVEFFSLRAIAPGEEITVDYGETHHGGTLPCRCGAPGCRGAL from the coding sequence GTGAACGTGCCGGAGGCGCCGCGCGTCGAACGCCGGCCCTACCAGAAGTACGCGGTCGAGGTCGCTGTCAGCACCATCGACGGCCACGGTGTCTTTGCCGCCGAGGCCATCCCCGAGCGCGTGAAGATCGGCGAGATCCGCGGCGAGGCGCTGAGCGTCGAGCAGGCGCGCATCCGCGCGACGCGTCACGAACGCATCATGATCGTCGAGCTGTCGCCCAAGCGCGCGATCGACTTCACGCTGTCGACCGACCCGATGCGCTACACCAACCACAGCTGCCGGCCCAACGCCCGGCTGGTGCTGGACAACGGCCGCGTAGAGTTCTTCTCGCTGCGCGCCATCGCCCCGGGTGAGGAGATCACCGTCGACTACGGCGAGACGCACCACGGCGGCACGCTGCCGTGCCGCTGCGGCGCGCCCGGCTGTCGCGGGGCGCTGTAA
- a CDS encoding acetyl-CoA C-acyltransferase family protein produces the protein MSLPREIFVVSAARTAIGTFGGALKDLPLSELATLAVKAALERSGAPAAAIGHLAMGTVVPTEPRDAYLSRVAAMGAGLPQETPAFNVNRLCGSGLQAIVSAAQAITLGDCELAVGAGAENMSRGAYLMPSARWGARMGDAQILDFVVGALNDPFHKVHMGITAENVAERFGITREQMDALAVESHRRAAAAIEAGYFREQIIPVVQQTRKGEVVFDTDEHVKPGTTLEGLAKMKPAFKKDGTVTAGNASGINDGAAAVVLASAEAVKAHGLTPLARFVGYAHAGVEPAIMGIGPVPATRALLARTGLKVGDFDVIEANEAFAAQACAVSKELDLDPAKVNPNGSGISLGHPIGGTGAIITTKAIHELRRIGGRYALVTMCIGGGQGIAAAFEKV, from the coding sequence ATGAGCCTTCCGCGCGAGATCTTCGTCGTCTCCGCCGCCCGCACCGCGATCGGCACCTTCGGCGGTGCCCTCAAGGACCTGCCGCTGTCCGAACTGGCGACGCTGGCCGTCAAGGCCGCGCTGGAGCGTTCCGGCGCCCCGGCGGCCGCCATCGGCCACCTGGCGATGGGCACCGTCGTGCCCACCGAGCCGCGCGACGCCTATCTCAGCCGCGTCGCCGCCATGGGCGCCGGGCTGCCGCAGGAGACGCCGGCCTTCAACGTCAACCGGCTCTGCGGCTCGGGGCTGCAGGCCATCGTCTCGGCGGCTCAGGCGATCACGCTCGGCGACTGCGAGCTGGCGGTCGGCGCCGGCGCCGAGAACATGTCGCGCGGCGCCTACCTGATGCCCAGCGCGCGCTGGGGCGCCCGCATGGGCGACGCGCAGATCCTGGACTTCGTCGTCGGCGCGCTGAACGACCCGTTCCACAAGGTGCACATGGGCATCACCGCCGAGAACGTCGCCGAACGTTTCGGCATCACGCGCGAGCAGATGGACGCGCTGGCGGTCGAAAGCCACCGCCGCGCCGCCGCGGCGATCGAGGCCGGCTACTTCCGCGAGCAGATCATCCCGGTGGTGCAGCAGACCCGCAAAGGCGAGGTCGTCTTCGACACCGACGAGCACGTCAAGCCGGGCACGACGCTGGAGGGGCTGGCGAAGATGAAGCCGGCGTTCAAGAAGGACGGCACGGTGACCGCCGGCAACGCCTCGGGCATCAACGACGGCGCCGCGGCCGTCGTGCTGGCCAGCGCCGAGGCCGTCAAGGCGCACGGGCTGACGCCGCTGGCGCGGTTCGTGGGTTACGCCCACGCCGGCGTCGAGCCGGCGATCATGGGCATCGGCCCGGTGCCGGCGACGCGTGCGCTGCTGGCGCGCACCGGGCTCAAGGTCGGCGACTTCGACGTCATCGAAGCCAACGAGGCCTTCGCCGCCCAGGCCTGCGCGGTGTCCAAGGAGCTCGACCTCGACCCGGCCAAGGTCAACCCCAACGGCTCGGGCATCTCGCTGGGCCACCCGATCGGCGGCACCGGCGCGATCATCACCACCAAGGCGATCCACGAGCTGCGCCGCATCGGCGGCCGCTACGCGCTGGTGACGATGTGCATCGGCGGCGGCCAGGGCATCGCCGCCGCATTCGAGAAGGTCTAA
- the ligA gene encoding NAD-dependent DNA ligase LigA, with amino-acid sequence MPETTPAARAEALRRLLAHHAHRYYVLDAPEIPDAEYDRLFQELQAIEADHPELLTPDSPTQRIIGQVLPGLVPVRHVVPMLSIRTETDTTAAGAAAFDARVRRELELGEDAPPVEYAAELKFDGLAINLRYVAGLLVQAATRGDGETGEDVTHNIRTIGQIPLRLFGEAPPVLEVRGEVYMRRDDFERLNERQREKGARTFINPRNTAAGAVRQLDSRSLADKRLSFYAYGLGEVQGWQQPATHSATLDALAAFGLPVNGERAVVQGADGLVAFHQRIAAARDRLPFDIDGVVYKVNDIALQKRLGFVTREPRWAVAHKYPAQEQMTRLNAIEIQVGRTGKLTPVAKLEPVFVGGTTVSNATLHNLFELRRKGVRVGDTVVVRRAGDVIPEVVGRVPGERAGYVPNFRMPRQCPVCGSAVARERGGIDHRCSGGLFCAAQRKQALLHFAGRRAMDIEGLGDKLVDQLVDAGIIRTLPELYTLGVLKLSALDRMADKSAANLVAALEKSKQTTLARFLYALGIRQVGEATAKDLARHFGSLDRVMDASVEQLLEVRDVGPIVAQSIRTFFEQPHNREVVEQLRAAGIRWDEHEGAALANVAALPLAGKTLVLTGTLPTLSREQAKEIIEAAGGKVAGSVSKKTHYVVAGEEAGSKLEKARELGITVLDEDGLKALIEAAAAAANDEAAAAAGES; translated from the coding sequence ATGCCCGAGACGACCCCCGCCGCGCGTGCGGAGGCGCTGCGCCGCCTGCTCGCCCACCACGCCCACCGCTACTACGTGCTCGACGCGCCGGAGATCCCCGACGCCGAGTACGACCGCCTGTTCCAGGAGCTGCAGGCGATCGAGGCCGACCACCCCGAGCTGCTGACGCCCGACTCGCCGACGCAGCGCATCATCGGCCAGGTGCTGCCCGGGCTGGTGCCGGTGCGCCACGTCGTTCCGATGCTGTCGATCCGCACCGAGACCGACACCACCGCCGCCGGTGCCGCGGCCTTCGACGCGCGTGTGCGCCGCGAGCTGGAACTGGGCGAGGACGCGCCGCCGGTCGAGTACGCTGCCGAGCTGAAGTTCGACGGCCTGGCGATCAACCTGCGCTACGTAGCCGGCCTGCTGGTGCAGGCCGCCACCCGCGGCGACGGCGAGACCGGCGAGGACGTCACGCACAACATCCGCACGATCGGCCAGATCCCGCTGCGCCTGTTCGGCGAGGCGCCGCCGGTGCTGGAGGTCCGCGGCGAGGTCTACATGCGGCGCGACGACTTCGAGCGCCTGAATGAACGCCAGCGCGAGAAGGGCGCCAGGACCTTCATCAACCCGCGCAACACCGCCGCCGGCGCGGTGCGCCAGCTCGACAGCCGCTCGCTCGCCGACAAGCGCCTGAGCTTCTACGCCTACGGCCTGGGCGAAGTGCAGGGCTGGCAGCAGCCGGCGACGCACAGCGCGACGCTGGACGCGCTCGCCGCCTTCGGCCTGCCGGTCAACGGCGAACGCGCGGTGGTTCAGGGCGCCGACGGCCTCGTCGCCTTCCACCAGCGCATCGCCGCGGCGCGCGACCGGCTGCCGTTCGACATCGACGGCGTCGTCTACAAGGTCAACGACATCGCGCTGCAGAAGCGCCTGGGTTTCGTCACCCGCGAGCCGCGCTGGGCGGTGGCGCACAAGTACCCGGCGCAGGAGCAGATGACGCGGCTCAACGCCATCGAGATCCAGGTCGGCCGCACCGGCAAGCTGACGCCGGTGGCCAAGCTGGAGCCGGTGTTCGTCGGCGGCACGACGGTCAGCAACGCGACGCTGCACAACCTCTTCGAGCTGCGCCGCAAAGGCGTGCGCGTCGGCGACACCGTCGTCGTGCGCCGCGCCGGCGACGTGATTCCCGAAGTCGTCGGCCGCGTGCCCGGCGAACGCGCCGGCTATGTGCCCAACTTCCGCATGCCGCGCCAGTGCCCGGTCTGCGGCAGCGCCGTCGCGCGCGAGCGCGGCGGCATCGACCACCGCTGCAGCGGCGGCCTGTTCTGCGCCGCGCAGCGCAAGCAGGCGCTGCTGCACTTCGCCGGCCGGCGCGCGATGGACATCGAGGGCCTGGGCGACAAGCTCGTCGACCAGCTCGTCGACGCCGGCATCATCCGCACGCTGCCCGAGCTGTACACGCTGGGCGTGCTCAAGCTCTCGGCGCTGGACCGCATGGCCGACAAGAGCGCCGCCAACCTCGTCGCCGCGCTCGAGAAGAGCAAGCAGACGACGCTGGCGCGTTTCCTCTACGCGCTGGGCATCCGCCAGGTCGGCGAAGCCACCGCCAAGGACCTGGCGCGCCACTTCGGCAGCCTGGACCGCGTGATGGACGCCAGCGTCGAGCAGCTGCTGGAGGTGCGCGACGTCGGGCCCATCGTCGCGCAGAGCATCCGCACCTTCTTCGAGCAGCCGCACAACCGCGAGGTCGTCGAGCAGCTGCGGGCCGCCGGCATCCGCTGGGACGAGCACGAAGGCGCGGCGCTTGCCAACGTGGCGGCGCTGCCGCTGGCCGGCAAGACCCTGGTGCTGACCGGCACGCTGCCGACGCTGTCGCGCGAGCAGGCCAAGGAGATCATCGAGGCCGCCGGCGGCAAGGTCGCCGGCTCGGTGTCGAAGAAGACGCACTACGTCGTCGCCGGCGAGGAAGCCGGCAGCAAGCTGGAGAAGGCGCGTGAACTCGGCATCACCGTGCTCGACGAAGACGGGTTGAAGGCGCTGATCGAGGCGGCTGCGGCCGCCGCCAACGACGAGGCGGCCGCTGCCGCCGGGGAGTCCTGA